Proteins co-encoded in one Cupriavidus metallidurans CH34 genomic window:
- a CDS encoding OsmC domain/YcaO domain-containing protein: protein MEIKVDFLDKLRLEAKFDDFTVIADQPIRYKGDGSAPGPFDYFLASSALCAAYFVKVYCVARNIPTDNIRLSQNNIVDPENRYQQIFKIQVELPADISAKDRQGILRSIDRCTVKKVVQTGPEFVIEEVENLDADAQSLLTLKPASGASTYISGKDLPLEQTIANMSGILAGLGMKIEIASWRNIVPNVWSLHIRDAHSSMCFTNGKGATKESALASALGEFIERLNCNHFYAGTFWGEDLANAAFVHYPNERWFKPGRKDALPVEILDEYCLPIYNPDGELRGSHLYETNSGNVQRGICSLPFVRQSDGEVVYFPSNLVENLYASNGMSAGNTLAEAQVQCLSEIFERAVKREILEGEMALPDVPQEVLAKYPGIMAGIQVLEEQGFPILVKDASLGGIYPVMCVTLMNPRTGGVFASFGAHPSFEVALERSLTELLQGRSFEGLNDLPRPSFVSNAVTEPNNFVEHFIDSSGVVSWRFFSAKSDFDFVEWDFSGQGKNSNTEEAATLLSILEGMGKEVYMAVYDQLGSVACRILVPGYSEVYPVEDLIWDNTNKALSFRADILNLHRLDDESLEALLERLDNSELDEYADIATLIGIEFDENTDWGQLTVLELKLLIHLALQQFEAAHELVGAFLQYNDNTLERGLFYQALDVVLEVLLDDDLDLEDYKVNFRRMYGNARMDAVLGSVDGSVRFFGLTPTSMKLEGLDRHHRLIDSYKKLHAARANAAAAAS, encoded by the coding sequence ATGGAAATTAAGGTCGACTTTCTCGATAAGCTGCGTCTTGAAGCTAAGTTCGATGATTTCACGGTAATAGCTGACCAGCCTATCCGTTATAAAGGCGATGGTTCCGCACCTGGTCCGTTCGATTATTTTCTCGCCTCGTCGGCTTTGTGTGCGGCCTACTTTGTCAAAGTGTACTGTGTGGCCCGCAATATTCCCACCGATAATATCCGCCTGTCGCAGAATAATATTGTTGATCCGGAAAACAGATATCAGCAGATTTTCAAGATCCAGGTCGAATTGCCAGCAGATATTTCTGCCAAGGACCGCCAGGGTATCTTGCGATCCATCGATCGCTGCACGGTAAAAAAGGTGGTGCAAACCGGACCCGAGTTTGTGATCGAAGAGGTGGAGAACCTGGACGCCGATGCTCAATCGTTGCTGACGTTGAAGCCGGCGTCTGGCGCCAGCACCTATATTTCAGGCAAGGATCTCCCATTGGAGCAAACTATCGCCAATATGTCAGGCATTTTGGCGGGCCTGGGGATGAAGATTGAAATCGCGTCATGGCGCAATATCGTTCCCAATGTCTGGTCGCTACATATCCGTGACGCGCACTCGTCAATGTGTTTCACCAACGGCAAGGGAGCAACCAAGGAAAGCGCATTGGCGTCGGCGTTGGGTGAATTTATCGAACGCCTGAATTGCAACCATTTTTATGCCGGTACATTCTGGGGCGAAGATCTCGCCAATGCGGCGTTTGTACACTACCCGAACGAGCGCTGGTTCAAGCCGGGACGCAAAGATGCGCTACCCGTTGAAATTCTCGATGAATACTGCCTGCCTATATACAATCCCGATGGCGAGTTACGCGGCTCGCATCTGTACGAGACCAACTCGGGGAATGTGCAGCGTGGTATCTGTTCGCTGCCCTTCGTACGCCAGTCAGACGGCGAAGTGGTGTATTTCCCCTCCAATCTGGTCGAAAATCTTTACGCCAGCAATGGCATGAGTGCAGGCAATACACTGGCCGAAGCACAGGTGCAATGCTTGTCGGAGATTTTCGAGCGGGCGGTAAAGCGCGAGATTCTGGAGGGCGAAATGGCACTGCCTGATGTGCCCCAGGAAGTGCTGGCGAAATATCCTGGCATTATGGCTGGCATTCAGGTGCTGGAAGAGCAAGGTTTTCCGATATTGGTGAAGGATGCATCGTTGGGTGGAATCTATCCGGTGATGTGCGTCACCTTGATGAACCCACGCACTGGCGGTGTCTTTGCTTCGTTCGGTGCGCACCCAAGCTTCGAGGTGGCGCTGGAACGGAGTTTGACGGAATTGCTGCAGGGTCGTAGTTTTGAAGGCCTGAACGATCTACCACGGCCCAGCTTTGTCAGTAATGCCGTGACTGAGCCAAACAATTTTGTCGAGCACTTCATTGACTCCAGCGGCGTGGTGTCGTGGCGCTTTTTCAGCGCCAAATCGGATTTCGATTTTGTCGAGTGGGATTTTTCTGGCCAGGGCAAGAATTCCAATACCGAGGAAGCAGCAACCTTGCTCAGCATCCTGGAAGGCATGGGCAAGGAAGTGTATATGGCGGTGTATGACCAGCTCGGCTCCGTTGCTTGCCGGATATTGGTTCCTGGCTATTCGGAAGTTTATCCTGTCGAGGATCTGATCTGGGATAACACAAACAAGGCACTGTCGTTCCGCGCAGACATTTTGAACTTGCATCGCCTGGACGACGAAAGCCTGGAGGCCCTGCTTGAGCGCCTGGATAACAGTGAGCTCGATGAATACGCCGACATCGCCACGCTGATCGGCATAGAGTTTGACGAGAATACCGATTGGGGCCAGCTGACAGTGTTGGAGTTGAAGCTGCTCATTCATCTCGCGTTGCAGCAATTTGAGGCGGCGCACGAACTGGTGGGCGCCTTCTTGCAATACAACGACAACACGCTCGAGCGCGGACTGTTTTACCAAGCCTTGGATGTGGTGCTGGAGGTGCTGTTGGATGACGACCTTGACCTGGAAGACTACAAGGTCAACTTCCGTCGGATGTATGGCAATGCGCGGATGGACGCGGTGCTCGGTTCAGTTGACGGCAGCGTGCGTTTCTTTGGTTTGACGCCAACCAGCATGAAATTGGAGGGGCTCGACAGGCACCACCGCCTGATTGACAGCTACAAGAAATTGCACGCCGCGCGGGCAAATGCAGCGGCTGCAGCCAGTTAA
- a CDS encoding helix-turn-helix transcriptional regulator translates to MVKRTAEQRVLLDQIKQIADGLGQTLAPFCEVVVHDLLEPEQSILAIHNNLSGRAVGDPTTELGQARITDPDYPQVLANYANQFADGRQAKSTSIGIKDASGNYIAALCMNVDLTLFRSLQMAMGQFVQTATDGPKETLDPAGTDALRDRIDAFAARLATTPRALKTEERRALLGELKASGLLDVRRAMETVAAHLGVSRAAVYSYVR, encoded by the coding sequence ATGGTCAAACGCACCGCCGAGCAGCGTGTCCTGCTCGACCAGATCAAGCAGATTGCCGATGGCCTCGGCCAGACGCTTGCGCCGTTCTGCGAGGTCGTGGTTCATGACCTGCTGGAGCCCGAGCAGTCGATCCTGGCCATCCACAACAACCTGTCCGGCCGCGCCGTTGGCGATCCGACCACCGAGCTTGGTCAGGCACGCATCACCGATCCCGACTACCCGCAGGTTCTGGCCAACTACGCGAACCAGTTCGCGGACGGTCGTCAGGCAAAAAGCACGTCGATCGGCATCAAGGACGCCAGCGGCAACTACATTGCCGCGCTGTGCATGAATGTCGACCTGACGCTATTCCGCAGCCTGCAGATGGCCATGGGCCAGTTCGTCCAGACCGCCACGGACGGTCCGAAGGAAACGCTCGATCCTGCAGGCACCGACGCGCTGCGCGACCGCATCGACGCCTTCGCCGCGCGGCTGGCCACCACGCCGCGCGCCTTGAAAACCGAGGAGCGGCGCGCGCTGCTGGGTGAGTTGAAGGCATCGGGGCTGCTCGATGTTCGACGCGCCATGGAAACCGTCGCGGCCCATCTGGGCGTGTCGCGCGCAGCCGTCTACAGCTATGTCCGCTAA
- a CDS encoding ornithine cyclodeaminase family protein — MSANQRSAELLLLDKHAVEAALLPDDVLAAVREAFVLHSQREGRVFPVVREKLATGGVFGIKAGDVGSQNLLGFKAAGFWPGNRQLGGDTHQATIVLIDPATGRPLCIVDGNAITTARTGAAGGIGLQQLARPDSTRVCVFGTGVQARIQLEFALLLMPTLQTVRYVSSSGQRHAAFEAAFQDRCDIQLATDRDDAVANSDVVITATPGGGPLFDAQAVRPGTHLTCVGADTTGKRELPAGVLERARIVVDDSEQARRIGECQWAPDLPCIEIGDLLTGKATITREPADITVFDMTGLALQDLTVARFLDQRARADGTGTRLAWPW, encoded by the coding sequence ATGTCCGCTAATCAACGATCCGCAGAGCTGCTTCTGCTCGACAAGCACGCCGTGGAAGCGGCGCTGCTGCCCGACGACGTGCTGGCCGCCGTGCGCGAGGCATTCGTGCTGCACAGCCAGCGTGAGGGACGCGTCTTCCCTGTGGTGCGGGAAAAGCTGGCGACAGGCGGGGTGTTCGGCATCAAGGCCGGCGACGTGGGCAGCCAGAACCTGCTTGGCTTCAAGGCTGCCGGGTTCTGGCCTGGCAACCGCCAGTTGGGCGGAGACACCCACCAGGCCACGATCGTCCTGATCGACCCCGCCACGGGGCGGCCCCTCTGCATCGTTGACGGCAACGCCATCACCACGGCACGTACCGGCGCCGCCGGCGGCATCGGCCTGCAACAACTGGCCCGGCCCGACAGCACGCGCGTCTGCGTCTTTGGCACCGGCGTCCAGGCCCGCATTCAGCTCGAATTTGCCTTGCTCCTGATGCCCACCTTGCAAACGGTGCGCTATGTTTCGAGCAGTGGCCAGCGCCACGCGGCGTTTGAAGCAGCCTTCCAGGACCGGTGTGACATCCAACTGGCGACGGACCGCGATGACGCCGTGGCCAACAGCGACGTGGTAATCACCGCCACCCCGGGCGGCGGCCCCTTGTTCGACGCCCAGGCCGTGCGGCCGGGCACGCACCTGACCTGTGTCGGCGCCGATACCACCGGCAAGCGCGAACTGCCTGCGGGCGTGCTGGAACGCGCGCGCATCGTCGTGGACGACAGCGAACAGGCGCGCCGCATCGGCGAATGCCAATGGGCCCCCGATCTCCCATGCATCGAGATTGGCGACCTGCTGACCGGCAAGGCCACGATCACGCGCGAGCCCGCCGATATCACCGTATTCGACATGACCGGACTGGCCCTGCAGGACCTGACGGTCGCCCGCTTCCTGGACCAACGCGCGCGGGCCGACGGCACCGGCACACGCCTGGCCTGGCCCTGGTAA
- a CDS encoding threo-3-hydroxy-L-aspartate ammonia-lyase has translation MTTLQLPTYADVEAAAKRIEGFANRTPVNTSRTLNEMLGAEVFFKCENFQRMGAFKFRGAFNALAKFTAEQRRGGVVAFSSGNHAQGIALSAKLLNMPATIVMPHDAPALKVAATRGYGATVVSYDRYKEDREAIGRDLAEKHGMTLIPPYDHPDVLTGQGTAAKELFEEVGALDAIFTPLGGGGLLSGTALTTRALAPQCQIYGVEPEAGNDGQQSFRSGSIVHIDTPQTIADGAQTQHLGQYTFSIIKRDVTDILTATDAQLVEAMRFYAERMKMIVEPTGCLGLAAVMQMKDALKGKRVGVVISGGNVDLERFCSLLSA, from the coding sequence ATGACGACCCTGCAACTGCCCACCTACGCCGACGTCGAAGCCGCCGCCAAACGGATCGAAGGCTTTGCCAACCGCACGCCGGTCAACACGTCGCGCACGCTCAACGAAATGCTCGGCGCGGAAGTCTTCTTCAAGTGCGAGAACTTCCAGCGCATGGGCGCCTTCAAGTTCCGAGGCGCGTTCAACGCGCTGGCGAAGTTCACCGCCGAGCAACGCCGTGGCGGCGTGGTCGCGTTCTCGTCCGGCAATCACGCGCAGGGCATCGCGCTGTCCGCGAAGCTGCTGAACATGCCCGCCACGATCGTGATGCCCCACGACGCTCCGGCCTTGAAGGTAGCGGCGACGCGGGGGTATGGCGCGACCGTGGTGAGCTATGACCGCTACAAGGAAGACCGTGAAGCCATCGGCCGCGATCTGGCCGAAAAGCACGGCATGACGCTGATCCCGCCGTATGACCATCCGGATGTGCTGACGGGCCAGGGCACCGCCGCCAAGGAACTGTTCGAGGAAGTGGGCGCGCTCGACGCCATCTTCACCCCGCTGGGCGGCGGCGGACTGCTCTCCGGCACCGCATTGACCACGCGCGCGCTGGCGCCACAGTGCCAGATCTACGGCGTGGAGCCCGAGGCGGGCAACGACGGCCAGCAATCGTTCCGCAGTGGTTCGATCGTCCATATCGACACCCCGCAGACCATTGCCGATGGCGCTCAGACGCAGCACCTGGGTCAGTACACGTTCAGCATCATCAAGCGTGACGTGACTGATATCCTGACCGCAACAGACGCGCAACTGGTCGAGGCCATGCGCTTCTACGCCGAACGGATGAAGATGATTGTCGAGCCGACCGGCTGCCTGGGCCTGGCGGCGGTCATGCAGATGAAGGACGCGCTCAAGGGCAAGCGCGTGGGCGTAGTGATCAGCGGCGGCAACGTCGACCTGGAGCGATTCTGCTCGCTGCTGTCAGCCTGA